The following proteins are encoded in a genomic region of bacterium:
- a CDS encoding PaaI family thioesterase: MRNGSGCFACGQSNPIGLRLHFKVIGDTVQAEFTPGPQFQGYEGVVHGGIVAAALDDAMAQLFHMKGRESVTARLDIRFRRETPVGQRVVVTARLTGERTKLFTAEAALALPDGTRLAEATGTFFRDP, from the coding sequence ATGCGTAATGGCAGCGGGTGCTTCGCCTGCGGCCAGAGTAACCCGATCGGGCTGCGGCTTCATTTCAAGGTGATCGGGGACACCGTTCAGGCGGAATTTACGCCGGGGCCCCAGTTTCAAGGGTATGAAGGAGTCGTGCATGGGGGCATTGTGGCGGCGGCCTTGGACGACGCGATGGCTCAGCTCTTTCACATGAAAGGCCGGGAGTCTGTCACCGCCCGGTTAGACATCCGCTTCAGGCGGGAGACCCCGGTGGGTCAGCGGGTTGTGGTGACCGCGCGGCTGACGGGTGAGCGCACGAAGCTGTTTACGGCGGAGGCGGCGCTGGCGTTGCCCGATGGAACACGGCTCGCCGAGGCCACGGGCACCTTCTTCCGGGACCCCTAG
- a CDS encoding ABC-F family ATP-binding cassette domain-containing protein translates to MPLLLAADLTKSYGSVQVLTNVSLALEPGEKVALIGRNGVGKTTLLRILAGLEVPDLGKRTLSGGATVGYLPQDPAVDESRTLWDEAAAPFAHLAGVERRLADLEAQLAAPEVHRDDTRLSGALDEYGRLRDQFETRGGFTYEAEVRRTLSGLEFRPEQFHQSLASMSGGQRSRAALARLLLSAPDLLLLDEPTNHLDLDGQEWLEAFLKQYAGAMVLVSHDRFLLDAVTVRTLELEEGRLEEYPGNYSYYVIERVERRAQQREAFERQQEEIESLKAYIRRYHAGQKSRQAKSREKRLAKIQPVAAPRTHRSASIRLEAPRRNPQVVLRLRGVTKKFGDVEVLRGVSFEVRRGEKIGLIGPNGAGKTTLLRIIAKSEEPTSGHVEPAPGMRIGYFAQHSEETLDLNQTVLDEVLGAHPVPPAQVRTLLGRFLFSGDDVYKKVAQLSGGERRRVALAKLVLDRPDVLLLDEPTTHLDLTTLEALESALRGFPGAIIFVTHDRYFLDRLADRLLLLGDGAMRSIAGSYHSYREALTGAIPGAPPGKKPEVQGQGANAAPREGKPSSARDRSGAEAGPPRKAPLAAHGSSGSIPPEPKDSEDEIMHKIAVLEQEVGDLSRLMGDPELYRDASRARQTLQRYEEVTAALQSLYATLEGRQGASHA, encoded by the coding sequence ATGCCGCTGCTTCTCGCCGCCGATCTCACAAAGTCTTACGGAAGCGTTCAAGTGCTGACGAACGTGTCTCTGGCCCTTGAGCCCGGGGAGAAAGTGGCGCTCATCGGCCGGAACGGCGTCGGCAAGACGACGCTGCTCCGCATCCTGGCAGGACTCGAGGTCCCTGACCTTGGGAAGCGGACGCTCTCGGGGGGAGCGACGGTCGGGTATCTGCCCCAGGATCCCGCCGTCGACGAGTCCCGCACCCTGTGGGATGAAGCAGCCGCGCCCTTTGCGCACCTGGCCGGGGTTGAGCGCAGACTCGCGGACCTCGAGGCCCAGCTGGCCGCGCCCGAGGTGCATCGTGACGACACACGCCTCTCGGGCGCCCTTGACGAATACGGTCGCCTTCGCGACCAGTTTGAGACTCGAGGCGGATTTACGTATGAGGCGGAAGTCCGCCGTACCCTCAGCGGCCTGGAGTTTCGTCCAGAGCAATTCCACCAGTCTTTGGCGTCGATGAGCGGTGGACAGCGATCGCGGGCCGCCCTGGCGCGCCTGCTGCTCTCGGCCCCGGACCTGCTGCTCCTCGACGAGCCGACGAACCACCTGGACCTCGACGGTCAGGAGTGGCTGGAGGCGTTCCTCAAACAATATGCGGGGGCCATGGTGCTGGTGAGCCACGATCGATTCCTCCTCGACGCCGTGACGGTACGGACGCTCGAGTTGGAGGAGGGCCGGCTCGAGGAGTACCCCGGTAACTACTCTTATTACGTGATCGAGCGTGTGGAGCGGCGGGCCCAACAACGGGAGGCGTTCGAGCGTCAGCAAGAGGAGATCGAGAGCCTCAAGGCCTACATCCGGCGGTACCACGCCGGACAGAAGAGCCGCCAGGCGAAGTCGAGGGAAAAGCGGCTGGCCAAGATCCAGCCCGTCGCTGCGCCGAGGACGCATCGCTCCGCGTCCATCCGGCTGGAAGCCCCGCGACGGAATCCCCAGGTGGTCCTGCGGCTTCGAGGCGTGACAAAAAAGTTCGGGGATGTCGAGGTGCTTCGGGGTGTGAGCTTCGAAGTGCGCCGTGGCGAGAAGATCGGTCTGATCGGCCCGAACGGGGCCGGCAAGACGACCCTGCTCAGGATCATCGCGAAGAGCGAGGAGCCTACGTCAGGGCACGTGGAGCCGGCTCCGGGGATGCGGATCGGTTACTTTGCGCAGCATTCCGAAGAGACGCTCGACCTGAACCAAACTGTGCTCGACGAAGTCCTCGGGGCGCACCCGGTGCCCCCGGCGCAAGTGCGGACGCTGCTCGGGCGCTTCCTGTTCTCGGGGGACGATGTCTACAAGAAGGTCGCGCAGCTCAGCGGTGGGGAGCGCCGACGAGTCGCCCTGGCCAAACTGGTGCTGGACCGGCCCGATGTTCTGCTGCTCGACGAACCGACGACCCACCTGGACCTGACGACGCTGGAGGCGCTCGAATCGGCGCTGCGGGGGTTTCCTGGGGCCATTATATTCGTGACCCACGACCGTTATTTCCTCGACCGGCTGGCAGACCGGCTGCTGCTCCTTGGGGACGGGGCCATGCGATCGATCGCGGGTTCCTACCATAGTTATCGTGAGGCGCTCACCGGAGCCATCCCAGGGGCTCCCCCCGGGAAAAAACCCGAGGTACAAGGGCAAGGGGCGAATGCAGCGCCCAGAGAGGGGAAACCATCATCGGCTCGGGACAGGAGCGGAGCGGAGGCCGGGCCGCCGCGGAAGGCCCCCCTCGCCGCACACGGATCGTCTGGCTCAATCCCGCCGGAGCCGAAAGACTCGGAAGACGAGATCATGCACAAGATCGCGGTCCTAGAGCAGGAGGTGGGAGATCTGAGCCGATTGATGGGCGATCCGGAATTGTATCGCGATGCGTCCCGCGCCCGGCAGACCTTGCAGCGGTACGAGGAGGTCACCGCAGCCCTCCAGTCGCTCTACGCCACCCTTGAAGGGCGCCAGGGAGCGAGTCATGCGTAA
- a CDS encoding MogA/MoaB family molybdenum cofactor biosynthesis protein, with the protein MSDVKRLQGVRCGILTASERVSRGQGKNDSGQFLAQTVATEGGEVVAHVVVPDDLDMIAKTLADMADTLGVDLVLTTGGSGVAPKDVTPEATLRVIERMVPGIPEAARVATAASSPLAMLSRAVAGIRGRTLIVNLPGSPRGVREWMTVILPLLRHAVELLREKQMPWGREHTP; encoded by the coding sequence ATGAGCGACGTGAAGCGCCTGCAGGGTGTGCGCTGCGGCATCTTGACGGCGAGCGAGCGGGTCAGCCGCGGTCAGGGAAAGAACGACAGCGGGCAGTTTCTGGCTCAGACCGTCGCGACGGAAGGCGGCGAGGTAGTCGCCCACGTGGTCGTGCCCGACGATCTCGACATGATCGCCAAGACACTCGCGGACATGGCCGACACCTTGGGTGTCGATCTCGTCTTGACGACCGGCGGGAGCGGGGTGGCGCCCAAAGACGTGACTCCGGAGGCGACCCTGCGGGTGATCGAACGGATGGTGCCGGGGATCCCCGAGGCGGCGCGGGTGGCCACGGCCGCTTCGTCCCCTCTCGCGATGCTCTCCCGGGCGGTCGCCGGCATTCGGGGGCGTACGCTCATCGTGAACCTCCCGGGAAGTCCTCGGGGGGTCCGTGAATGGATGACCGTCATCCTGCCACTCCTCCGCCACGCGGTTGAACTGCTTCGAGAGAAACAGATGCCCTGGGGGCGAGAGCACACCCCGTAG
- the moaC gene encoding cyclic pyranopterin monophosphate synthase MoaC — protein sequence MSTDLPGRRLTHLDRHGRARMVDVGGKRVTVREAVARGEVAMSRQTLRVITTGAARKGDVLAVAQVAGIAAAKRTWELIPLCHPIALTGVSVILTPDPRASRVRIEARVRTVGRTGAEMEALVAVATAGLTVYDMLKAVERGIQIEHLRLVRKSGGKSGTYVRREPRAQQQRGGAPRR from the coding sequence GTGTCCACTGATCTCCCAGGCCGCCGTCTGACCCACCTCGACCGGCACGGGCGGGCCCGGATGGTCGATGTCGGCGGCAAACGGGTGACGGTGCGGGAGGCCGTCGCCCGGGGGGAAGTGGCGATGTCGCGACAGACCCTCCGCGTGATCACCACCGGGGCGGCGCGCAAGGGCGATGTCCTGGCTGTAGCCCAGGTCGCCGGTATCGCCGCCGCCAAGCGGACCTGGGAGCTGATTCCACTCTGTCACCCCATTGCGCTGACGGGGGTGTCGGTGATCCTTACGCCCGATCCACGTGCCTCCCGCGTGCGGATCGAGGCGCGGGTGCGCACGGTGGGCCGTACCGGCGCGGAGATGGAAGCGCTCGTCGCGGTCGCGACCGCCGGGCTGACGGTCTACGATATGCTTAAGGCGGTCGAGCGCGGGATCCAGATTGAACACCTTCGTCTGGTCCGCAAGTCCGGTGGGAAATCGGGAACGTACGTGCGGCGAGAACCTCGGGCGCAGCAGCAGCGCGGTGGGGCGCCCCGTCGATGA
- a CDS encoding fatty acid--CoA ligase produces MFVPLTPLDYKRRAVKNFGDKTGVVDGERRFTYREFGERADRLAGALRALDVASGDRVAFISYNTHHLLEAYYGVVQAGCVLTPINIRLSTDEIAYVLDHCGAAVLCYHRDFQALVDRVRPQLKSLRHLIIVEGEDPEAHQYETLLARATPDPGPDILEVNENAVCELFYTSGTTGRPKGVALTHRALALHALIFSMANRMSDADRILHVVPLFHVNGWGTPQALTAVGGTHVMLRKIAGQEILRLIERERITILLGVPTIFNMLVNEPTIGTFDLTSLRRAVSGGAPASPSLIQAMEEKLGCLCVVGYGLTETSPLLSKALPKAHLGGGVSEDLRRRSTTGFEVVGVDMRVVDREGRDVPADGVTVGEIVARSNVVMDGYYRDPEATAAVVRDGWFHTGDMAVIDAEGYVTIVDRIKDIIISGGENISSVEIEKALCAHPAVFECTVIAVPDERWGETPKALVVLKPGQHATAEEILTYCRRHLAGFKIPGSIEFRESLPKTGTGKIMKHELREPYWRGYEKRVH; encoded by the coding sequence ATGTTCGTTCCTCTGACGCCGCTCGATTACAAACGGCGGGCGGTGAAAAATTTTGGCGACAAGACCGGGGTCGTCGACGGGGAACGGCGATTTACATACCGGGAGTTCGGGGAGCGGGCCGACCGTCTCGCCGGGGCTCTCCGGGCGCTCGACGTCGCCTCGGGGGACCGGGTGGCGTTCATTTCGTACAACACCCACCATCTGCTTGAGGCCTACTACGGAGTCGTCCAGGCCGGTTGCGTGCTCACCCCGATCAACATCCGCCTGTCCACCGACGAGATCGCCTACGTGCTGGACCATTGCGGGGCCGCGGTCCTCTGTTATCACCGCGATTTTCAGGCACTGGTCGATCGTGTGCGTCCACAACTCAAATCGCTGCGGCACCTGATCATCGTGGAGGGTGAGGATCCTGAGGCCCACCAGTACGAAACCTTGCTGGCCCGGGCGACGCCCGACCCGGGGCCGGACATCCTTGAGGTGAACGAGAACGCCGTCTGCGAGTTGTTTTACACGAGCGGCACCACCGGGCGTCCCAAGGGCGTGGCCCTGACGCATCGGGCCCTCGCCCTTCACGCGCTGATCTTCAGTATGGCGAACCGGATGTCCGATGCGGACAGAATCCTCCACGTCGTCCCGCTGTTCCACGTCAACGGGTGGGGGACGCCGCAGGCGTTGACGGCGGTCGGCGGCACCCACGTGATGCTCCGAAAAATCGCCGGGCAGGAGATTTTGAGATTGATCGAGCGTGAACGGATCACGATCCTGCTCGGCGTCCCGACCATCTTCAACATGCTGGTCAACGAGCCCACGATCGGGACCTTCGACCTGACGAGCCTCCGGCGGGCGGTGAGCGGTGGCGCGCCGGCATCCCCGAGTCTGATCCAGGCGATGGAAGAAAAACTCGGCTGTCTCTGCGTTGTCGGGTACGGCCTGACCGAGACCTCGCCCCTGCTGTCGAAGGCGCTCCCCAAAGCCCATCTCGGCGGCGGGGTCAGCGAAGACCTTCGCCGGCGGTCGACCACCGGGTTCGAAGTGGTCGGGGTCGACATGCGGGTCGTCGACCGCGAGGGACGGGACGTACCGGCCGATGGCGTCACCGTCGGCGAGATCGTCGCGCGGAGCAACGTCGTCATGGACGGCTACTATCGGGATCCTGAGGCCACCGCCGCGGTCGTGCGGGACGGTTGGTTCCACACGGGAGACATGGCGGTCATCGACGCTGAGGGGTATGTCACGATCGTGGATCGCATCAAGGACATCATCATCAGCGGTGGGGAGAACATCTCATCGGTCGAGATCGAGAAGGCCCTCTGCGCTCATCCCGCCGTGTTCGAGTGCACGGTGATCGCGGTCCCCGACGAGCGGTGGGGGGAAACGCCGAAGGCCCTGGTGGTTCTCAAGCCCGGACAACACGCCACCGCCGAGGAGATCTTGACGTACTGCCGGCGCCATCTCGCGGGGTTCAAAATCCCCGGCTCGATAGAGTTTCGCGAGAGCCTACCGAAAACAGGCACCGGGAAGATCATGAAGCATGAGCTGCGGGAGCCCTACTGGCGTGGGTACGAGAAGCGTGTCCACTGA
- the glp gene encoding gephyrin-like molybdotransferase Glp, giving the protein MPEFLKVITPREATVRFAQAYTPRPRGTERVSLRQAYRRVLAADVVAPEDLPEFDKSTVDGYAVRSADHPALLEVIGEVEMGRPPEFAIRPGEAARIPTGGMLPEGADAVIMLEDTRLRDGRTVEATRGTTLGENVIRRAEDVSRGDLVLHQGTRLRPQDVGLLAGIGVTEIEVCLQPRVAVLATGDEIIPPDRRPAIGQVRDINTYTISALVQQEGGVPHIYEIIPDDRERLFGTLEAARATSDLVLVSGGSSVGEKDAVAWAINAMGKPGIIVHGVNIKPGKPTILGVVDGTPVIGLPGHPVSGMVIFDVFVRNVLRAQAGRTPPRDLGRIVHARMGRRVPSAGGREDHVRVTLEEREGTLWAIPQLGKSGIITTMTRADGLIVVPPDRDGVAEGENVAVELFEP; this is encoded by the coding sequence ATGCCCGAGTTCCTGAAGGTCATCACGCCTCGAGAAGCCACCGTCCGATTTGCCCAAGCCTACACGCCTCGGCCTCGGGGGACCGAACGCGTCTCGCTCCGCCAAGCCTACCGCCGCGTCCTGGCCGCGGACGTGGTGGCACCCGAGGACCTCCCCGAGTTCGATAAATCAACCGTCGACGGGTACGCGGTGCGCAGCGCGGACCACCCCGCGTTGTTGGAGGTCATTGGTGAGGTAGAGATGGGGAGGCCGCCGGAGTTCGCTATCCGCCCCGGAGAAGCCGCCCGAATCCCGACCGGCGGAATGCTTCCCGAGGGCGCCGACGCCGTGATCATGCTGGAGGACACCCGGCTTCGGGACGGGAGGACGGTCGAAGCCACGCGCGGGACCACGCTGGGTGAGAATGTGATCCGCCGCGCCGAGGATGTCAGCCGCGGAGATCTCGTCCTGCACCAGGGGACCCGGCTTCGGCCGCAAGATGTCGGTCTGCTTGCCGGGATCGGGGTGACGGAGATCGAGGTGTGTCTCCAGCCGCGCGTAGCCGTGCTGGCAACCGGGGATGAGATCATCCCTCCAGACCGCCGCCCGGCCATCGGCCAGGTGCGGGACATCAACACCTACACGATCTCCGCCTTGGTCCAGCAGGAAGGCGGCGTCCCGCACATCTACGAGATCATTCCGGACGACCGCGAGCGGCTGTTCGGAACGCTCGAGGCGGCGCGGGCGACGTCCGACCTCGTGTTGGTCAGCGGGGGTAGCTCGGTTGGGGAAAAGGACGCCGTGGCGTGGGCGATCAACGCCATGGGAAAACCTGGCATCATCGTCCACGGAGTGAATATCAAGCCGGGGAAGCCGACGATCCTGGGGGTCGTCGATGGGACGCCGGTCATCGGGCTCCCCGGCCACCCTGTGAGCGGGATGGTGATCTTCGACGTGTTCGTCCGCAACGTGCTCCGGGCCCAGGCGGGGCGGACCCCGCCCCGTGATCTCGGGCGGATCGTGCACGCTCGAATGGGACGGCGTGTCCCATCGGCCGGAGGGCGTGAGGATCACGTTCGCGTGACCCTCGAGGAGCGCGAGGGTACGCTGTGGGCAATCCCTCAACTCGGCAAGTCGGGAATCATCACGACGATGACCCGGGCCGATGGGCTCATCGTGGTCCCCCCCGACCGGGATGGCGTCGCCGAAGGAGAGAACGTCGCCGTCGAGCTCTTCGAGCCGTAG